Within Flavobacterium pisciphilum, the genomic segment TCAGGATATAGTTTTGTTAGTGCACAAACGAGTACCGGAGTATATAATAGTACAACAGGAGTATGGAGTATTCCAGTGCTAAATACAAATACAAGTGCAACACTAACAATTGTAGCTCAGGTATTACCAACTGGCAATTATTTAAATGTAGCTTCAGTTATTATTTCAAATCCAATAGATTCAGATACTTCAAATAATCATGCTGAAGCATCTGTAAGTCCAGTATGTTTGATAGTTTATAATGAATTTACTCCTAATAATGATGGTGCAAATGATGTTTTCAAAATAGATTGTATTGAAAATTATCCAAACAATAGTTTAAATGTTTATAACAGATATGGAGCATTAGTTTATAAACAAAGCCATTATAATAATGATTGGGACGGAATAGCAAATGTTTCGGGAGCAATTAATAAAGGAGATAAATTACCAGCGGGCACATATTATTATGTTCTAGACATTGGTGCAGATGGAGTAGTTAAAACAGGTTGGTTATCTATTATTAGATAACCTCCTGTAACCATAAATCATCAAATTAAATTAACTGACTAAATAGTTGTAATATGAAACTAAGTGTAAAATTTATAGAGACCTATCTTTTAATATTTTGCGGGTTTGCATCATTCCTTGCAAATGCACAACAAGACCCGCAATATACGCAGTATATGTATAACACAATGGTTATTAATCCAGCTTATGCAGGTTCTACAGGCTATCTAGAGGCAGTATTGTTGCATCGATCCCAATGGGTTGGAATAGACGGCGCACCGCAAACACAATCACTTTCAGTGCATGCGCCATTGAGAAATGAAAAAATAGGTTTAGGCTTAAGTGTGGTTAATGATAAATTAGGACCATCAAATGAGCTATACTTAGATGGTAATTTTTCATATTCTTTGCCTTTGGGTTATGAAAAAAGATTAGCATTTGGATTAAGAGCAGGAATGCGAATGATGAATATAGATTGGTCTAAAGGACGATACTATGATGCTAATGACGCTTTATTAAATAGTAATGTCAATAATGTAGTTAAACCTTCAATAGGAGCAGGAGTATATTATTATACTGATAGATGGTATGTTGGAGCATCTGTTCCTAGCTTTATAAGAAGCGATTATTACAATGATATACAAGAATCGTTAGATTATGATAGGTTGCATTATTTTTTCATGGGAGGTTATGTATTTGATTTGAGTCCAAGTTTAAAATTCAAGCCAGCTGTCTTAGCTAAAGTAGTTAGTGGAGCACCAATTTCAGTAGATCTTTCAGCTAATTTTATGCTTCAAGAAAAAGTGGTATTAGGAGCTTCTTATCGATTTGATGACTCAGTTAGTGCATTGGCAGGATTTCAAATATCACCAAGCTTTTACATCGGATATTCATATGATTATT encodes:
- a CDS encoding PorP/SprF family type IX secretion system membrane protein produces the protein MKLSVKFIETYLLIFCGFASFLANAQQDPQYTQYMYNTMVINPAYAGSTGYLEAVLLHRSQWVGIDGAPQTQSLSVHAPLRNEKIGLGLSVVNDKLGPSNELYLDGNFSYSLPLGYEKRLAFGLRAGMRMMNIDWSKGRYYDANDALLNSNVNNVVKPSIGAGVYYYTDRWYVGASVPSFIRSDYYNDIQESLDYDRLHYFFMGGYVFDLSPSLKFKPAVLAKVVSGAPISVDLSANFMLQEKVVLGASYRFDDSVSALAGFQISPSFYIGYSYDYSVTKLNKYNDGSHEFILRYQFHKDPRKIKSPRFF